One window from the genome of Daphnia pulex isolate KAP4 chromosome 9, ASM2113471v1 encodes:
- the LOC124202549 gene encoding ankyrin repeat and SOCS box protein 3-like isoform X1, which translates to MDFTESYPDSSSSVALAARTGDLVTLKRLVGQGKSIESQDNRGWRPIHEAACWGHVECLKFLVTHSNTHINAYTFEGQTALWIATDNNSLEAAEILLDAGGLVNLPNNEDVSPLHRAASKGFKEMTNLLITNGANVNLTDYGDYTPLHEAAIQGHFSVVEVLLDNEADKTVQDSHGRTPLFCGAQSHSCQVVKLLLQNTPPSLINLRAHDGATTIMLAAQSGCLECVKQLADHGANPNLKANDGVMAVHLAVIGNHNMVLRYLLGITDYTLIEQSCAFNQHGHTHRTLSGLSWSSRDIESVNIFVLAVTYGRWDLIEVLMEEGLKPDFFSFPMNFNNVGGNELRGLGYKWLTPLSFVLSYSPFNDVSLETVKLLVRKGSSNANAIQTGFVPPLFALLALANWEEFPEKVLDALHFLVQDCNVLRVTPEELSKVMRLALRINPCAFQHLLHLGYVVDYDVVMKETCRIVVDTEVVHPFHAKAFVALNEAGFSVAGNVKTLKQLCRKSIHSGLKFRQTSFPIPELNLPLPNSLVNYLCFNDVNF; encoded by the exons ATGGATTTCACTGAAAGCTATCCAGATTCGTCTTCATCAGTAGCTCTAGCTGCACGTACAGGTGATTTAGTAACACTGAAACGACTTGTTGGCCAAGGAAAATCCATTGAATCACAAGATAATCGTGGGTGGAGACCTATTCACGAAGCTGCCTGTTGGGGTCATGTCGAATGTCTCAAATTTCTTGTGACTCATA GTAACACCCACATAAATGCCTACACCTTTGAGGGCCAAACTGCCCTGTGGATTGCTACAGATAACAATTCTCTTGAGGCAGCTGAAATACTGTTAGATGCAGGTGGTCTTGTCAACCTTCCAAATAATGAAGATGTTTCACCTCTTCATCGTg CTGCATCTAAAGGATTCAAAGAAATGACTAACCTTTTGATTACAAATGGAGCCAATGTAAATCTCACAGACTATGGAGATTACACCCCACTTCACGAAGCTGCCATACAG GGACATTTCTCAGTTGTTGAAGTactgcttgataatgaagctGACAAAACTGTACAAGATTCTCATGGAAGAACTCCTTTATTTTGTGGTGCCCAAAGTCACAGCTGTCAAGTGGTGAAACTCCTTTTACAAAATACTCCACCATCATTAATTAATTTGAg GGCACATGACGGTGCCACAACTATTATGCTAGCAGCCCAGTCAGGCTGTTTGGAATGTGTTAAACAACTTGCTGACCATGGTGCAAACCCAAATTTGAAAGCCAATGATGGTGTAATGGCAGTCCATTTGGCTGTCATTGGAAATCACAACAT GGTACTGAGATATCTGCTTGGGATAACAGATTACACCTTGATTGAGCAATCGTGTGCTTTTAATCAGCATGGTCACACTCACCGCACACTGTCGGGGTTGAGTTGGAGTTCTAGAGACATTGAATCggttaacatttttgttctggCTGTCACCTACGGGCG ATGGGACCTTATTGAAGTTCTGATGGAAGAAGGACTAAAACcggattttttctcatttccaatGAATTTCAACAACGTCGGTGGAAATGAGCTTCGTGGCCTCGGTTACAAATGGCTTACTCCTCTAAGTTTCGTGCTTTCGTATTCGCCATTTAATGACGTATCTCTTGAAACCGTAAAGCTTCTTGTCAGAAAAG GTTCCTCTAATGCGAACGCTATTCAAACTGGGTTTGTGCCGCCATTGTTCGCGCTATTAGCTTTAGCTAATTGGGAAGAATTTCCAGAAAAAGTTCTTGATGCACTACATTTCCTCGTTCAAGATTGCAATGTTCTTCGAGTGAC GCCAGAGGAATTATCGAAAGTGATGCGGCTTGCACTGCGAATTAATCCCTGTGCGTTTCAACATTTACTACACCTCGGATATGTTGTAGACTACGACGTCGTTATGAAAGAAACATGTCGTATTGTCGTAGATACCGAAGTGGTTCACCCTTTTCACGCTAAAGCTTTTGTTGCATTAAACGAGGCTGGATTTTCTGTAGCAGGAAATGTAAAAACTCTCAAACAGCTGTGCCGTAAATCGATCCATTCCGGGTTGAAATTCCGTCAAACCTCATTTCCTATTCCAGAATTAAATTTGCCTCTTCCTAATTCCCTTGTTAATTATCTTTGTTTTAACGACGtgaatttctaa
- the LOC124202549 gene encoding ankyrin repeat and SOCS box protein 3-like isoform X2, translated as MDFTESYPDSSSSVALAARTGNTHINAYTFEGQTALWIATDNNSLEAAEILLDAGGLVNLPNNEDVSPLHRAASKGFKEMTNLLITNGANVNLTDYGDYTPLHEAAIQGHFSVVEVLLDNEADKTVQDSHGRTPLFCGAQSHSCQVVKLLLQNTPPSLINLRAHDGATTIMLAAQSGCLECVKQLADHGANPNLKANDGVMAVHLAVIGNHNMVLRYLLGITDYTLIEQSCAFNQHGHTHRTLSGLSWSSRDIESVNIFVLAVTYGRWDLIEVLMEEGLKPDFFSFPMNFNNVGGNELRGLGYKWLTPLSFVLSYSPFNDVSLETVKLLVRKGSSNANAIQTGFVPPLFALLALANWEEFPEKVLDALHFLVQDCNVLRVTPEELSKVMRLALRINPCAFQHLLHLGYVVDYDVVMKETCRIVVDTEVVHPFHAKAFVALNEAGFSVAGNVKTLKQLCRKSIHSGLKFRQTSFPIPELNLPLPNSLVNYLCFNDVNF; from the exons ATGGATTTCACTGAAAGCTATCCAGATTCGTCTTCATCAGTAGCTCTAGCTGCACGTACAG GTAACACCCACATAAATGCCTACACCTTTGAGGGCCAAACTGCCCTGTGGATTGCTACAGATAACAATTCTCTTGAGGCAGCTGAAATACTGTTAGATGCAGGTGGTCTTGTCAACCTTCCAAATAATGAAGATGTTTCACCTCTTCATCGTg CTGCATCTAAAGGATTCAAAGAAATGACTAACCTTTTGATTACAAATGGAGCCAATGTAAATCTCACAGACTATGGAGATTACACCCCACTTCACGAAGCTGCCATACAG GGACATTTCTCAGTTGTTGAAGTactgcttgataatgaagctGACAAAACTGTACAAGATTCTCATGGAAGAACTCCTTTATTTTGTGGTGCCCAAAGTCACAGCTGTCAAGTGGTGAAACTCCTTTTACAAAATACTCCACCATCATTAATTAATTTGAg GGCACATGACGGTGCCACAACTATTATGCTAGCAGCCCAGTCAGGCTGTTTGGAATGTGTTAAACAACTTGCTGACCATGGTGCAAACCCAAATTTGAAAGCCAATGATGGTGTAATGGCAGTCCATTTGGCTGTCATTGGAAATCACAACAT GGTACTGAGATATCTGCTTGGGATAACAGATTACACCTTGATTGAGCAATCGTGTGCTTTTAATCAGCATGGTCACACTCACCGCACACTGTCGGGGTTGAGTTGGAGTTCTAGAGACATTGAATCggttaacatttttgttctggCTGTCACCTACGGGCG ATGGGACCTTATTGAAGTTCTGATGGAAGAAGGACTAAAACcggattttttctcatttccaatGAATTTCAACAACGTCGGTGGAAATGAGCTTCGTGGCCTCGGTTACAAATGGCTTACTCCTCTAAGTTTCGTGCTTTCGTATTCGCCATTTAATGACGTATCTCTTGAAACCGTAAAGCTTCTTGTCAGAAAAG GTTCCTCTAATGCGAACGCTATTCAAACTGGGTTTGTGCCGCCATTGTTCGCGCTATTAGCTTTAGCTAATTGGGAAGAATTTCCAGAAAAAGTTCTTGATGCACTACATTTCCTCGTTCAAGATTGCAATGTTCTTCGAGTGAC GCCAGAGGAATTATCGAAAGTGATGCGGCTTGCACTGCGAATTAATCCCTGTGCGTTTCAACATTTACTACACCTCGGATATGTTGTAGACTACGACGTCGTTATGAAAGAAACATGTCGTATTGTCGTAGATACCGAAGTGGTTCACCCTTTTCACGCTAAAGCTTTTGTTGCATTAAACGAGGCTGGATTTTCTGTAGCAGGAAATGTAAAAACTCTCAAACAGCTGTGCCGTAAATCGATCCATTCCGGGTTGAAATTCCGTCAAACCTCATTTCCTATTCCAGAATTAAATTTGCCTCTTCCTAATTCCCTTGTTAATTATCTTTGTTTTAACGACGtgaatttctaa
- the LOC124202549 gene encoding ankyrin repeat and SOCS box protein 3-like isoform X3, which yields MDFTESYPDSSSSVALAARTGDLVTLKRLVGQGKSIESQDNRGWRPIHEAACWGHVECLKFLVTHSNTHINAYTFEGQTALWIATDNNSLEAAEILLDAGGLVNLPNNEDVSPLHRAASKGFKEMTNLLITNGANVNLTDYGDYTPLHEAAIQGHFSVVEVLLDNEADKTVQDSHGRTPLFCGAQSHSCQVVKLLLQNTPPSLINLRAHDGATTIMLAAQSGCLECVKQLADHGANPNLKANDGVMAVHLAVIGNHNMVLRYLLGITDYTLIEQSCAFNQHGHTHRTLSGLSWSSRDIESVNIFVLAVTYGRWDLIEVLMEEGLKPDFFSFPMNFNNVGGNELRGLGYKWLTPLSFVLSYSPFNDVSLETVKLLVRKGSSNANAIQTGFVPPLFALLALANWEEFPEKVLDALHFLVQDCNVLRARGIIESDAACTAN from the exons ATGGATTTCACTGAAAGCTATCCAGATTCGTCTTCATCAGTAGCTCTAGCTGCACGTACAGGTGATTTAGTAACACTGAAACGACTTGTTGGCCAAGGAAAATCCATTGAATCACAAGATAATCGTGGGTGGAGACCTATTCACGAAGCTGCCTGTTGGGGTCATGTCGAATGTCTCAAATTTCTTGTGACTCATA GTAACACCCACATAAATGCCTACACCTTTGAGGGCCAAACTGCCCTGTGGATTGCTACAGATAACAATTCTCTTGAGGCAGCTGAAATACTGTTAGATGCAGGTGGTCTTGTCAACCTTCCAAATAATGAAGATGTTTCACCTCTTCATCGTg CTGCATCTAAAGGATTCAAAGAAATGACTAACCTTTTGATTACAAATGGAGCCAATGTAAATCTCACAGACTATGGAGATTACACCCCACTTCACGAAGCTGCCATACAG GGACATTTCTCAGTTGTTGAAGTactgcttgataatgaagctGACAAAACTGTACAAGATTCTCATGGAAGAACTCCTTTATTTTGTGGTGCCCAAAGTCACAGCTGTCAAGTGGTGAAACTCCTTTTACAAAATACTCCACCATCATTAATTAATTTGAg GGCACATGACGGTGCCACAACTATTATGCTAGCAGCCCAGTCAGGCTGTTTGGAATGTGTTAAACAACTTGCTGACCATGGTGCAAACCCAAATTTGAAAGCCAATGATGGTGTAATGGCAGTCCATTTGGCTGTCATTGGAAATCACAACAT GGTACTGAGATATCTGCTTGGGATAACAGATTACACCTTGATTGAGCAATCGTGTGCTTTTAATCAGCATGGTCACACTCACCGCACACTGTCGGGGTTGAGTTGGAGTTCTAGAGACATTGAATCggttaacatttttgttctggCTGTCACCTACGGGCG ATGGGACCTTATTGAAGTTCTGATGGAAGAAGGACTAAAACcggattttttctcatttccaatGAATTTCAACAACGTCGGTGGAAATGAGCTTCGTGGCCTCGGTTACAAATGGCTTACTCCTCTAAGTTTCGTGCTTTCGTATTCGCCATTTAATGACGTATCTCTTGAAACCGTAAAGCTTCTTGTCAGAAAAG GTTCCTCTAATGCGAACGCTATTCAAACTGGGTTTGTGCCGCCATTGTTCGCGCTATTAGCTTTAGCTAATTGGGAAGAATTTCCAGAAAAAGTTCTTGATGCACTACATTTCCTCGTTCAAGATTGCAATGTTCTTCGA GCCAGAGGAATTATCGAAAGTGATGCGGCTTGCACTGCGAATTAA
- the LOC124202550 gene encoding uncharacterized protein LOC124202550 — MKTIAFNVLLTIGVLVMYSCHTDAKGIKIGGFKAPKPIKVSVPRPSIPKPSIPFIVPVPIILPVGGFGRNYYVNKNSRLQCYSCEGADNELCAISPATSSRKVTCAEKNMFCSVVRKEVQIDSTAGSSNVTKSVDKTNGTDIVIASTQNSTLTSSSTTDPLSFSTSTEFIISSSTENPMTTDASPLSIDSSTPASLTRVTREITTRVVIQRGCKSLDFIEGISLASISRKSGANESEYVYAQLCTKDLCNSGDGRLRCYECKGTGQKDDCMVNPSKVANVLMCQPKESCYVERKTVRTHNSTSNSTETKIMVTRGCRAASSSDDQNVISRTNGTLGLSCRLTDFCNSFDANRLVQRSNSASGNYATFSSLVLTLVVSHLLLQK; from the exons atgaaaacaatagCTTTCAATGTTTTACTTACAATCGGCGTGTTGGTGATGTACAGCTGCCATACGG ATGCCAAAGGAATTAAAATTGGTGGCTTCAAGGCACCAAAACCAATCAAGGTTTCCGTACCAAGACCTAGTATACCAAAACCCAGTATACCGTTCATTGTCCCCGTGCCTATTATTCTTCCCGTTGGTGGCTTCGGCAGAAACTACTATGTCAACAAAAATAGCA GACTGCAGTGCTATTCATGCGAAGGTGCGGACAACGAACTTTGTGCAATCAGTCCAGCTACGAGTTCAAGAAAAGTGACTTGTGCAGAGAAAAACATGTTCTGCAGCGTCGTCAGGAAAGAAGTACAAATAG ATTCAACCGCAGGAAGTTCTAATGTTACCAAGTCCGTCGATAAAACGAACGGAACGGATATTGTAATTGCGAGCACGCAAAATTCTACCTTGACGTCATCGTCCACCACTGATCCGCTTTCATTCAGCACATCCactgaatttattatttcatcttcTACTGAGAATCCCATGACAACGGATGCGTCGCCTTTGTCCATCGATAGCAGCACTCCTGCATCATTAACGAGAGTGACTAGAGAAATCACTACACGTGTCGTCATTCAACGCGGTTGCAAATCGCTCGATTTCATCGAAGGAATTTCGCTGGCGTCAATCAGCAGGAAGAGTGGCGCAAACGAATCGGAATATGTTTATGCTCAACTTTGCACAAAGGATTTGTGCAATTCCGGCGATGGAC GATTGAGGTGCTATGAATGCAAGGGAACGGGTCAAAAGGACGACTGCATGGTGAACCCATCAAAAGTGGCTAATGTGTTGATGTGCcaaccgaaggaatcttgctACGTGGAAAGAAAGACCGTCAGGACTCATAATTCAACATCTAACTCGACAG AGACCAAAATAATGGTGACGAGGGGCTGTAGAGCGGCTTCGTCGTCTGACGATCAAAACGTGATTTCAAG AACAAACGGCACACTGGGGTTGTCCTGCCGATTGACTGATTTTTGTAATTCATTTGACGCCAACAGACTGGTACAACGTTCCAACTCCGCTTCAG GAAATTATGCGACATTTTCATCCTTGGTTCTAACACTTGTTGTTAGTCATCTTCtccttcaaaaataa
- the LOC124202557 gene encoding uncharacterized protein LOC124202557 translates to MRTNFLFLLFVIASIIESSAARKGGGRTKFPPIFRTTTVRSTGSRKTIPVLKCYSCDDAHLCAINPVVYARQIICPKGELCSVQRKELPATTDFNESGGVKSSNTKTTEFISAPNNMSLARVSIWRGCKSPVSVNHTSSYLTTHFCATDLCNQGDGRLKCYKCNGTGIHDKCMVNPLAVAKQVICQPNEACYVKRFTMADNSTSRELENQWVSRGCIQSDVVNVKKYRSNHSITAICRIGDFCNWMNALTVDSTSELRVSLTIVGLAFLFTLIF, encoded by the exons ATGCgaacgaattttttgtttctgctcTTTGTAATCGCGTCCATTATCGAATCTTCAg CTGCCCGAAAAGGTGGAGGACGTACTAAATTTCCTCCTATATTCAGAACTACAACTGTTCGTTCTACCGGTTCCAGAAAAACAA TACCGGTATTGAAGTGCTACTCGTGCGATGACGCCCATTTGTGTGCAATTAATCCGGTAGTTTATGCCAGGCAAATAATTTGTCCAAAAGGGGAACTATGCAGTGTACAACGCAAAGAATTGCCTG CCACTACTGATTTCAATGAATCCGGCGGAGTCAAATCTTCTAATACAAAAACGACGGAATTTATTTCCGCACCGAATAA TATGTCGTTGGCACGAGTGTCCATTTGGCGAGGCTGCAAATCACCTGTTTCCGTAAACCATACTTCATCTTATTTGACGACACATTTCTGTGCAACTGATTTGTGCAATCAAGGCGACGGAC gtCTCAAATGTTACAAGTGTAATGGAACGGGTATTCACGACAAGTGCATGGTGAATCCATTAGCCGTAGCGAAACAAGTCATCTGTCAGCCGAATGAAGCTTGTTATGTGAAACGATTTACGATGGCAGATAATTCCACGTCACGGGAACTGGAGAACCAATGGGTTTCTAGAGGTTGTATCCAGTCTGATGTCGTTAATGTAAAGAAATACAG ATCAAATCATTCCATCACAGCGATTTGTCGTATTGGCGATTTTTGCAACTGGATGAACGCCTTAACCGTCGATTCTACTTCAG aGTTGCGCGTATCGCTAACAATTGTCGGCCTGGCCTTCCTGTTTACTCTTATCTTTTGA
- the LOC124202554 gene encoding uncharacterized protein LOC124202554 — protein sequence MKVTLILVIISLSLIICSTDAKGFGYKRMKSPGRSMKVPKSRKGLGMGMGMGMGAGMGMGLGMGMGAALLIPVVIPMRHGYGRHRNSYRYGTQCYTCEGMDNDVCVVSPATISRRVSCPHNQYCSVLRREISFQSNGPVSQRLTESSASANMSALSNEAAVSVALNTTKMIGQPTSESTRVLISRGCKSPDVLQSHSMTSTRINGDSTKTYIQFCLTDLCNVGDGRLKCYDCEGAGPNHVCMVNPAEVAEVVTCEPNEYCNILRMTTINMSVSSNNTVVESTTVSISRGCKAAGVTDDDYDAEEGTSILSLSCSSDLCNYVDGADLAVISSAAGLNFDRFCLIVTSSLLILLLWQ from the exons ATGAAAGTCACGTTGATTCTAGTCATCATAAGTTTGAGTCTGATCATCTGCAGCACAG ATGCAAAGGGTTTTGGATACAAACGAATGAAATCACCAGGTCGCAGCATGAAGGTGCCAAAATCCAGAAAAGGTCTGGGCATGGGCATGGGGATGGGCATGGGAGCAGGAATGGGAATGGGTTTAGGCATGGGCATGGGTGCCGCCCTTTTGATTCCTGTCGTCATCCCAATGAGACATGGCTACGGCAGACACAGAAACTCTTATCGATATg GTACTCAATGCTATACCTGTGAAGGCATGGACAATGATGTTTGTGTAGTTAGCCCGGCCACCATCTCAAGACGAGTCTCTTGCCCACACAACCAGTATTGCAGTGTTCTTAGGAGGGAAATTTCCTTTCAATCCA ACGGTCCTGTAAGCCAACGACTTACCGAGTCTTCTGCCAGTGCCAACATGAGCGCTTTGTCGAACGAAGCTGCAGTTTCTGTTGCATTAAACACTACCAAGATGATCGGACAGCCAACAAGCGAAA GTACCCGAGTGCTGATTTCGCGTGGATGTAAATCACCAGACGTTCTTCAAAGCCATTCGATGACGTCAACTAGGATAAATGGGGATTCCACCAAGACATATATTCAGTTTTGTCTAACGGATTTGTGTAACGTTGGTGACGGCC GATTAAAATGCTACGATTGTGAAGGAGCGGGGCCCAATCACGTTTGTATGGTAAATCCAGCCGAAGTGGCAGAAGTCGTAACGTGCGAACCCAACGAATATTGCAACATTTTGCGGATGACAACGATCAATATGTCTGTGTCCTCGAATAACACTGTTG TCGAATCAACTACGGTGTCGATCTCAAGAGGCTGTAAAGCAGCCGGAGTTACTGATGATGATTACGACGCTGAAGAAGGAACTAG tATACTGTCTCTGTCGTGTTCGTCGGATTTGTGCAACTACGTTGATGGCGCTGATTTGGCTGTAATCAGCTCGGCTGCTG GTTTGAATTTTGACCGATTTTGTTTAATCGTCACGTCGTCTTTACTCATTTTGTTGCTTTGGCAATAA